The Gimesia sp. DNA window TATTTCGGACGATTCCAGATCGTTTAACGTGACTAAATGCCTCATGGAAGTTCTCGATTAATGACGTTTTAAAAACAGTAATTCCTGTTCGTATCTTAAATTAAGACTCGAACAGGAATGTGTGAATGAACAAATAATGGATGCTTGAGCGGGCCGCGTGGCTTAGGCCTCTTCGGCCATTTCACGCAGGACTGTTGCGATCAGTTCGCAGCCTTCCTCGACCTGCTCGGCGGTGACATTCAGAGCCGGCAACAGTCGAACGACGGTATCGTGCGTCGCGTTGATTAACAGGCCACGTTCCATGCATTTGCCGACGGCGGGAGCAGAAGGAATATTCAGATCGACGCCGATCATCATCCCTTTGACGCGGACTTCGCGAATGATGGGAAGTTCCTGCTGAAGCTGTTCAAAGAACTGCTTGAACTTGTCGGACATGGCATGGCAGTTTTCGAGCAGATTCTGATCTTCGATCATCTGGCCCGTCGCCAGACCGGCAGCCATCGCCAGAGGGTTTCCGCCAAAAGTGCTGGCGTGCATTCCAGGTCGCAGGCTGGGAGCAACCTCTTCTGTCGCAATCAGAGCCCCGGCAGCAACACCGCCGGCAATCCCTTTCGCCATCGTCATGATGTCTGGCTGAACGTCCCACTGTTGATAACCAAACCAGGTGCCGGTCCGTCCCATACTGGTCTGGACTTCATCGAAGATCAAAAGGCAGTTGGCTTCATCAGCGATTTTTCGCAGACCGGCCAGATAGCCCTGATCGGGGACATTCACGCCCCCTTCCCCCTGAACCGGTTCGACCATAATCGCACAGGTTTCGTCATCGACGAGGCTGGCGATCGCTTCGAGATCATTAAACGGAGCATAACGGAACCCGGCAACCAGCGGTCCCAGACCGGCATGGTACTTGGGTTGTGCTGTCGCGGTGACTGCAGCAAAAGTCCGTCCGTGGAAACCATTTTCGCAGGTAATGATCTTGGGCCGCTTACCATCATAATGCAGACGGGCCAGCTTGAGAGCCCCTTCATTCGCTTCCGCACCACTGTTACAGAAGAAGGCTTTTCCAAAGCTGCGACTACAGAGGAATTCTGCGAACCGTCCCTGAGCTTCGGTATACCAGGTGTTGGGAACATGAATCAGCCGGGAAACCTGATCCTGAATCGCTGAGACAACCGGTTCGGGACAATAGCCCAGAATGTTACAGCCCCAGCCGGGAAACAGGTCGAGATAACGGTTACCTTCCGCGTCCCAGACATAGCTCCCCTCGCCGCGCACCAGACTGATCGGGTAGCGACCGTAATTGGGGATCACATACTTGTCGAAGAGGGCAATCGTTTCCTGACTACTGGCATGTCCCGTTACTGACACTGAAACACCTCACTTGTAAGAGAAATCCGTAAATTCACAATATCGGTTTGATGGAAAGGAATTTTGACACTAATTCTTGAACTGAAGTTCGAAAAAAAAAGCAAACTTTGACTCAGCTGTGATTTCAGCAGTGAATCAGGCTTTCCTCCTGCAGCTGACAGCAGCGCAGAACGAAGCGGAAAATTATAGCAGAAGGCTTAAAATTTAGCAGCAATCCGGGAAAAAAGAATCGGATTACTCATCAAATATTCATCTAACCTGCCTGCAGGATTTCCGCAACTTCTTTAGCAAAGTAGGTTAACACACCATCAGCCCCTGCCCGCTTGAAACAGAGCAGGCTTTCCAGCATGCATTTTTTGCGGTCGAGCCAGCCGTTCTGGGCGGCGGCAGAGATCATCGCAAATTCCCCACTCACCTGATAGGCATAGGTGGGAACCTCAAATTCCGCTTTCACGCGGCGGACGATATCCAGGTAAGGCATTCCCGGCTTGACCATCACCATATCCGCCCCTTCGCTGATATCCAGGCCCACTTCCCGCATCGCCTCGTCGCTGTTGGCGGGGTCCATCTGATAGGTTCGCTTGTCCCCCGTTCCCAGGTTGGTCCCGGAACCGACGGCATCACGGAACGGACCATAAAAGGCAGAGGCATATTTCGCCGCATATGCCATGATCTGCACGTGCTGAAATCCGGCTTCGTCGAGGGCTTCTCGAATCGCTCCAATGCGGCCATCCATCATGTCTGAAGGCGCGATGATATCGCAACCCGCTTCCGCCTGCACTACAGCCTGCTGACAGAGGACATCGATGGTTTCGTCATTGACCACGTATCCATCCTTAACGAGACCATCCTGCCCGTGACTGGTATAGGGATCCAGGGCGACATCGCAGAGAATCCCCAGATTCAGGTTCTGCTCTTTCAAAGCACGCACCGCCCGGCAGACCAGGTTTTCAGGATTAAAGGCTTCTTCCCCCCCTTCGGTTTTCTTTGACGGATCGGTCGCAGGGAACAATGCCAGAGCCGGGATCTGTAATTCTGCGGCCGCAGCCGCCTGTTCCACCAGATGATCGATGGTCAAGCGGTGGACTCCGGGCATGGAAGGAATCTCTGTTTTCTGGTTTTCGCCATCCTGAATAAAGACCGGCCAGATCAGATCATTTACTGAAAGCTGATTCTCGGAAACCAGGCGTCGTGACCAGTCGGTTCGACGATTCCGCCGCATACGTACCTGAGGATACATGAAAAACAGGGTCCTTCTTTATTTGAAGTCAGGGAATGCCTATAAATTATAGATCGATTTCCTGATTATGGTCTAAAGAGCCTCGAATATAAAGGTACAGGCTCTTTTTAAATCTGGATGAGAGAACAGATTAGACCATTGCAATACCCAGAAAACTTCAATAGTGTATTAATTATATGTAGGGGATTTAACCCTCCCACCTTGCAGCTGAGATCACAGGTCCGACACCCGACCTGTCGTCCTTCATCAGTGATACCACATTCTATAAAAGAACAGTGAGGATCTTCTATGCGAAGAATTAACATGGTGCTTGTCAGCTCCATTATGCTGTTATTCACAACGTCGCTTGCCTCTGCAGGCGACTGGGCGCATTGGCGCGGTCCGGAGCATAATGGGATCTCCCGTGAAACAAACCTCGTCGACGAGTGGTCCCTCGACGGTAAAAATGTGCTCTGGAAATCTGACATCGGTGGCCGGTCAGCCCCCATCGTATTGAATGGTCGCGTTTATCTGAATTGTCGCACCCACCACGATGTCACCGACCCCAAAGATAAAATCAATGCCCAGGAACAGGTCGTCTGCTGGGACGCTAAGACCGGCAAAGTAATCTGGAAAGATGTATTCAATGTTTTCCAGACCGACATCCCTTCTCCCCGTGTCGGCTGGGCCAGCATGGTGGGTGATCCGGAGACCGGTAACGTCTATGTCCACTCTGTGAGCGGTCTGTTCCGCTGCTACTCTTCTGATGGCAAAGTCCTCTGGGAAACATCACTGTCTGAAGACTACGGAAAGATTTCCGGTTACGGCGGACGAACCCAGACTCCCATCATTGATGAAAATCGTGTGATCGTCAGCTTCCTGCAACTCAACTGGGGTAAGACTGCTGCTCCACCACCAAAGCAGACTTACTACGCTTTCGATAAAAAGAGCGGCAAGCTGCTCTGGACGGCCGCTCCCGGCGGTGCTCCCTTCGACACCAACTATTCAGCCCCCATCGTAACTGTCATCGACGGCGTCCGGCAGTTGATTGCCGGTAATGCCGATGGTGGCTGCTACGGTATGAATGCCCGCACCGGAGAAAAGCTGTGGGGCTTCAGCATGTCAAAACGGGGTTTGAACTGTTCTCCCGTTGCTGACGGTAACCTGGTCTACATCACCCATGGTGAAGACAACATCGATAACGTGGAATTCGGTCGGGTGCAGTGCATTGACGCTTCCAAGCGGGGCGACATCACCGAAACCGGCAGTGTCTGGCGTGTCGACGGTATTAAAGCCGGCTATGCCAGTGTCCTTGTCAAAGACGGAATTCTGTATGTCGTCGCCGACACCGGTCAGATGTATGCATTTGACAGCAAGAACGGCAAACAGCTCTGGACTCATAACCTCGGAACCGTTGGAAAAGGTTCTC harbors:
- the hemB gene encoding porphobilinogen synthase gives rise to the protein MYPQVRMRRNRRTDWSRRLVSENQLSVNDLIWPVFIQDGENQKTEIPSMPGVHRLTIDHLVEQAAAAAELQIPALALFPATDPSKKTEGGEEAFNPENLVCRAVRALKEQNLNLGILCDVALDPYTSHGQDGLVKDGYVVNDETIDVLCQQAVVQAEAGCDIIAPSDMMDGRIGAIREALDEAGFQHVQIMAYAAKYASAFYGPFRDAVGSGTNLGTGDKRTYQMDPANSDEAMREVGLDISEGADMVMVKPGMPYLDIVRRVKAEFEVPTYAYQVSGEFAMISAAAQNGWLDRKKCMLESLLCFKRAGADGVLTYFAKEVAEILQAG
- a CDS encoding aspartate aminotransferase family protein; protein product: MSVTGHASSQETIALFDKYVIPNYGRYPISLVRGEGSYVWDAEGNRYLDLFPGWGCNILGYCPEPVVSAIQDQVSRLIHVPNTWYTEAQGRFAEFLCSRSFGKAFFCNSGAEANEGALKLARLHYDGKRPKIITCENGFHGRTFAAVTATAQPKYHAGLGPLVAGFRYAPFNDLEAIASLVDDETCAIMVEPVQGEGGVNVPDQGYLAGLRKIADEANCLLIFDEVQTSMGRTGTWFGYQQWDVQPDIMTMAKGIAGGVAAGALIATEEVAPSLRPGMHASTFGGNPLAMAAGLATGQMIEDQNLLENCHAMSDKFKQFFEQLQQELPIIREVRVKGMMIGVDLNIPSAPAVGKCMERGLLINATHDTVVRLLPALNVTAEQVEEGCELIATVLREMAEEA
- a CDS encoding PQQ-binding-like beta-propeller repeat protein; this translates as MRRINMVLVSSIMLLFTTSLASAGDWAHWRGPEHNGISRETNLVDEWSLDGKNVLWKSDIGGRSAPIVLNGRVYLNCRTHHDVTDPKDKINAQEQVVCWDAKTGKVIWKDVFNVFQTDIPSPRVGWASMVGDPETGNVYVHSVSGLFRCYSSDGKVLWETSLSEDYGKISGYGGRTQTPIIDENRVIVSFLQLNWGKTAAPPPKQTYYAFDKKSGKLLWTAAPGGAPFDTNYSAPIVTVIDGVRQLIAGNADGGCYGMNARTGEKLWGFSMSKRGLNCSPVADGNLVYITHGEDNIDNVEFGRVQCIDASKRGDITETGSVWRVDGIKAGYASVLVKDGILYVVADTGQMYAFDSKNGKQLWTHNLGTVGKGSPVWADGKLYVMEVNGNIFILKPSREKCEELSHVQLLARVDKGMDEIYASPAIADGRIYFVTRDRTICIGDESLKPSSDPVPPLKDEKPVQDKIATIQLVPYEIAVPQGDKIDYQILAYDANGRFIKEVEGKLTPGPGMEQAKVDGMSVTTPSDLKSPAAGTISVQVGDATAEARLRVFPPLPWKYDFEGMKGKQVPGSWVNAFLKLQPNELDGTTAMKASPGKGRPSASVWLGPSDMSKLAPNGYTVQADVFMKEQKRKLASVGVTVNRYDLILKGNSSKLAIQSWAPHQRMAKEIRFRSDPDVWYTMKLKVEVKDGQATVKGKVWPREKPEPEEWTIETVDPHANEKGSPGLYLYRLADVYFDNVIVSEDK